From the genome of Luteibacter rhizovicinus DSM 16549:
CATCATCTTCGTCGCCGCGCAGATCGGCGGGGAGATCGCGCAGCGCCTGCGACTGCCCGCCGTGGTGGGTGAAATCGCCGCCGGCTGCGTGGTCGGTCCCTCGGCCCTGGGCTGGGTCAGCCTGCCAGATATCGCCACCGGCACGCCGCTCGATGTACTCGCCGAAATCGGCGTGATCCTGCTCCTTTTCTCAGTCGGCCTGGAAACGCGACTCGACGACCTGAAGAAGGTCGGCGCGAGCGCCTTCATGGTCGGCGTCCTCGGCGTGATCATCCCCTTCGCCTGCGGCGCCGTATGGGCGCATGGTTCCGGTTTCGACTGGATCCGCTCGATGTTCGTCGCCGCGGCTTTCGTCGCCACCTCGGCCGGCATCACGGCGCGCGTGCTGCAGGAACTGGGCGTGCTGCAGCGTCGTGAGGCGCGGATCATCCTCGGCGCCGCCGTCATCGACGACATCCTCGCCATGCTCCTTCTCGGCATCGTCTCGTCGCTGCAAGGCGGCGGCGATGTCGATGTCGGTGGCCTGATCGGCACCCTCGCCGGCGCCATCGGCTTCGTCGCCGTGATCGGCTGGGGTGGCACGCGCGTCATGCGTCGCGGCTCCGGCTGGCTGGACAAGCCGAGCAACCCGATGTCGCCGCTGGCGATCGTGCTGGCCCTCTGCCTGGGTCTCGCCTTCCTCTCGATGAAGTTCCACCTGGCCGCCATCATCGGTGCCTTCCTCGCCGGCATGATCGCCTCCGAGACCCGCCAGCGGCACCAGCTCGAAGAGCAGACCGCCCCCCTGCTGGCCTTCCTCACGCCGTTTTTCTTCGTGGTCACCGGCGCCAAGGTGAACCTCTCGGCGTTGGCCAGCGCCAGCGCGCTGGGCATGCTCGCCGTCGTCACCCTGATCGCCATCGTGTCCAAGCTCGCCGGCGGCTACCTCGGCTCGATGTCGCTGGG
Proteins encoded in this window:
- a CDS encoding cation:proton antiporter; its protein translation is MHDSAGILLTLFIIFVAAQIGGEIAQRLRLPAVVGEIAAGCVVGPSALGWVSLPDIATGTPLDVLAEIGVILLLFSVGLETRLDDLKKVGASAFMVGVLGVIIPFACGAVWAHGSGFDWIRSMFVAAAFVATSAGITARVLQELGVLQRREARIILGAAVIDDILAMLLLGIVSSLQGGGDVDVGGLIGTLAGAIGFVAVIGWGGTRVMRRGSGWLDKPSNPMSPLAIVLALCLGLAFLSMKFHLAAIIGAFLAGMIASETRQRHQLEEQTAPLLAFLTPFFFVVTGAKVNLSALASASALGMLAVVTLIAIVSKLAGGYLGSMSLGRRGALIVGFGMVPRGEVGVVIASLGLAAGVFDETIYAVIVAMSLLTAMVTPPILALLLKDRSGSTGTP